The window TCACCAATATGGGGCGCAAGGAAATCATGGCGGCCAGCCAGATGTCCAACCGCTTCCTCGATCGCCCGGTCCGCGCGATGGACCAGGATTCAGGCGTCGGTGCCGACCTTGCAGAACTGCGCCGCACGGTCGAAGATCTCGATCCCGGCCGCAAGGGCAAGCTGACCGGGCGCAAGCTCTTCGGCATCATCCCCTTCGGCAACAAGCTCAAGAACTACTTCGACAGCTACACATCTGCGCAGGGCCATATCCAGTCGATCCTCGCCCGGCTCTCCAGCGGCAAGGATGAGCTGATCATGGACAATGCCGCCATCGATGTGGAGCGGCAGAAGCTGTGGGAAGCCATGGGCAAGCTCGAGCAGATGATCCATATCGCCAAGACGCTGGATGGAGAGCTTGAGGAAAAAGCCGCAGAACTCGACGCGACCGATCCGGAAAAGGCCAAGGCTATCCGTGAAACCGCGCTGTTCTATGTTCGCCAGCGCACGCAGGACCTCCTCACACAGATGGCGGTTAGCGTGCAGGGCTATCTCGCGCTCGACCTCGTCAAGAAGAACAATGTCGAACTGGTGAAAGGTGTCGATCGCGCCAGCACCACGACTGTCGGCGCGCTGCGAACGGCAGTGACGGTGGCGCAGGCAATGACCAATCAGAAGCTGGTGCTCGGCCAGATTACCGCGCTGAACCAGACCACTGCCGGGATCATCGATTCCACCGGTGAGATGCTGCGCGAGAACACCGCCAAAATCCACGAGCAGGCCGCCAGCAGCACGATCCCGATGGAGACACTGC is drawn from Aurantiacibacter sp. MUD61 and contains these coding sequences:
- a CDS encoding toxic anion resistance protein, which produces MATTNQTTTKTENDLELTPPDPVPHVAPEKAAGLVPVNEEQKSKLQQKVDGFVDELIALDANSPDFGKKVDQITNMGRKEIMAASQMSNRFLDRPVRAMDQDSGVGADLAELRRTVEDLDPGRKGKLTGRKLFGIIPFGNKLKNYFDSYTSAQGHIQSILARLSSGKDELIMDNAAIDVERQKLWEAMGKLEQMIHIAKTLDGELEEKAAELDATDPEKAKAIRETALFYVRQRTQDLLTQMAVSVQGYLALDLVKKNNVELVKGVDRASTTTVGALRTAVTVAQAMTNQKLVLGQITALNQTTAGIIDSTGEMLRENTAKIHEQAASSTIPMETLQRAFQNIYDTMDEVDSFKIRALDSMKQTVDMLSTEVEKSKGYIARAEGQAQAAQQVQDSGLLTLEP